One stretch of Bactrocera tryoni isolate S06 unplaced genomic scaffold, CSIRO_BtryS06_freeze2 scaffold_532, whole genome shotgun sequence DNA includes these proteins:
- the LOC120781298 gene encoding uncharacterized protein LOC120781298: MDDIRFKENFRLNKEALHKICEKVKEIGKSNSNMRLCIPLQKRVAIALYALGSSAEYRTVASVFGVGRTTVGEIVVDFLHNFLKIENDEIPSSWIQDAAKISTEIQPHHPTRAGENDVTASAIRNAIALSFHEGDGDGIGHDGDGDGNEGGSGHDGDGNGGDNGGSVSGNNWVNVEF, from the exons ATGGATGACATCCGATTTAAAGAAAACTTTCGTCTAAACAAAGAAGCTTTAcacaaaatatgtgaaaaggTTAAGGAAATCGGAAAGTCCAACAGCAACATGCGACTTTGCATTCCACTTCAGAAAAGAGTGGCTATTGCGTTGTATGCGTTAGGTTCTTCAGCGGAATACAGAACTGTAGCAAGTGTATTTGGCGTAGGACGCACCACAGTTGGGGAAATAGTTGTGGATT ttttgcacaattttctaaaaattgaaaatgatgaAATTCCTTCTTCGTGGATCCAAGATGCTGCAAAAATAAGTACAGAAATTCAACCACATCACCCTACAAGAGCTGGGGAAAATGATGTAACAGCATCGGCTATTAGAAATGCAATAGCTCTGAGTTTTC ATGAAGGTGATGGTGACGGCATCGGACATGACGGTGATGGTGACGGCAACGAAGGTGGCAGCGGACATGATGGCGATGGCAACGGAGGTGATAATGGTGGGTCGGTCAGCGGCAACAATTGGGTTAATGttgaattctaa